Proteins encoded within one genomic window of Oscillospiraceae bacterium:
- a CDS encoding response regulator — translation MQYYKVLLVDDEVEVRQAIARTLDWESLGFHLSGEAGNGEEALELSEQLQPDVILTDIKMPFMDGLTFCKRVKAVLPSVRVAVFSGFDEFEYAKEAIKLEVQEYILKPIDAKELAGVFRRLRASLDEEIAKKQDLQSLRRYYEESLPLMQQQLLMNLLEGRADTATLAHRLEEFHLNLDADRYCVAVVRPMEPAPAKDITLLMYSLQQTISEMLPLPCRPLHTPEAIVLLLMLPVEMDMKALITALNRLFLPARKILGLALSIGVGHPCEALPDIARSYREAREALEYQILVDADQCVYLGDIEPDSDGFAHMDSSYTDDVLRQIKVGGREDLEAAVKRLLHYLKSMHLSLQQHHILLLEISTGFLGLIRAYKLDAREAGLETMLTEKSAFQFRNLDEMGRRLLEYCENLRRLIRRTRKDTTRLIVDKARVYLLEHYPESDLSADEVCTVLNLRPAYFSTIFKRETGLNFVAFLTKLRMEKALEHLDATNLKTYQIAEKVGYADANYFSYVFKKHYGVSPSKYRTDRMTTHETGQADGVGS, via the coding sequence ATGCAATACTATAAAGTGCTGCTTGTGGACGACGAAGTGGAGGTGCGCCAAGCCATTGCCCGGACGCTGGACTGGGAATCCCTCGGGTTCCATCTCTCCGGCGAGGCGGGCAACGGCGAGGAGGCGCTCGAACTCTCGGAGCAGCTGCAGCCGGATGTTATCCTCACCGACATCAAGATGCCTTTTATGGACGGTCTCACCTTCTGCAAGCGGGTCAAGGCAGTCCTGCCCAGCGTGCGGGTGGCGGTGTTTTCGGGGTTCGACGAGTTCGAATATGCCAAAGAGGCCATCAAGCTGGAGGTGCAGGAATACATCTTAAAGCCCATTGACGCCAAGGAGCTTGCCGGCGTTTTTCGCCGCCTGCGGGCCTCTCTGGATGAGGAGATCGCCAAAAAACAGGACTTGCAGAGTCTGCGCCGCTACTACGAGGAGAGCTTGCCGCTCATGCAGCAGCAGCTGCTGATGAACCTTCTGGAGGGGCGCGCCGACACCGCCACACTGGCGCACCGCCTGGAAGAGTTCCACCTGAACCTCGACGCGGACCGCTACTGTGTGGCCGTCGTACGACCGATGGAACCGGCCCCCGCCAAGGACATCACGCTGCTGATGTACTCCCTGCAACAGACGATCTCGGAGATGCTGCCGCTCCCCTGCCGTCCGCTGCACACGCCGGAGGCCATCGTGCTGCTGCTCATGCTGCCCGTGGAGATGGACATGAAGGCGCTTATCACCGCGCTGAACCGTCTCTTTCTGCCCGCCCGCAAGATCCTGGGGCTGGCGCTCTCGATCGGCGTGGGGCACCCATGCGAGGCTCTGCCCGACATCGCCCGCAGTTACCGTGAGGCGCGAGAGGCGCTCGAATATCAGATCCTCGTGGACGCCGACCAATGCGTATACTTGGGCGACATCGAGCCGGACTCAGACGGCTTCGCGCACATGGACAGCAGCTACACAGACGACGTTTTGCGCCAGATCAAAGTCGGCGGTCGGGAGGACCTGGAGGCGGCCGTCAAACGACTGCTTCACTATCTCAAAAGCATGCACTTGAGCCTTCAGCAGCACCATATCCTCCTGCTTGAGATCTCCACCGGTTTTTTGGGGCTCATCCGCGCCTACAAGCTGGACGCCCGGGAGGCCGGTTTGGAGACGATGCTCACCGAAAAATCCGCTTTTCAGTTTAGAAACCTGGACGAGATGGGCCGGCGTCTGCTTGAATACTGTGAAAATCTGCGCCGCCTCATTCGGCGCACGCGCAAAGACACGACACGTCTCATTGTCGACAAAGCGCGCGTCTATCTTCTCGAACACTACCCGGAGAGCGACCTCTCCGCCGACGAGGTGTGTACGGTGCTGAATCTCCGCCCGGCGTACTTTTCTACGATCTTCAAACGGGAAACCGGGCTTAATTTCGTCGCTTTCCTCACAAAACTGCGCATGGAAAAGGCGCTCGAACACCTCGACGCCACCAACCTCAAGACATATCAGATTGCCGAAAAAGTGGGGTACGCAGACGCGAACTACTTCAGCTACGTCTTCAAAAAGCACTACGGCGTGTCCCCTTCCAAATATAGAACCGACAGGATGACAACCCATGAGACGGGACAAGCGGACGGTGTCGGAAGCTAG
- a CDS encoding sensor histidine kinase produces MRRDKRTVSEASGGPAFERARRYLRGKSIQFMISTSFTLVAIGCMVGVGFLLYTQFTSSLKNTMLQENQQLVNQVTLNVTNYTRNMMRISDSMYYSAIKKADISEPQALEKEMDLLYEANRNSLISIACFTEDGAWVASSPVSVMKPVHVTQQEWFTRATTTMENLHFSAPHVQNLFIANNYRYYWVVSLSRVVELTRRGQTSRGVLLVDMNYSGIEQIFSRIGTDTAGYVYLIDPNGEIIYHPKQRLIYSNLYQENNLVAAGYSDGLHEETFQSATRQVVVKTVGYTGWRVVSVIPNSEFAFSFNQVRLFVIAVVGFAIILLIIVNSFVSSRVANPIKKLEQSVKDLEHGSLDLDIYVGGPYEIEHLGSTIRSMVEQMRGLMREIVREQEDKRRSEFDALQAQINPHFLYNTLGSIVWMIESGRYKEAISMVTALANLFRISLSQGSALIPIRNELQHARHYLYIQNIRYKNKFTVKMDVDPEIEDFQTIKLIIQPLLENAIYHAMELMDGDGVITLSGRRRGDDVYIEVRDNGLGIPQDKLPALLTDKAGKSAGSKRGSGIGLRNVHQRIRLYYGEAYGLEIESEVDVGTTVYIHLPVDMGGRAPESEA; encoded by the coding sequence ATGAGACGGGACAAGCGGACGGTGTCGGAAGCTAGCGGCGGTCCGGCGTTTGAGCGGGCGCGCCGTTATCTGCGGGGCAAGAGCATTCAGTTCATGATCTCTACCTCCTTCACTCTTGTGGCCATCGGCTGCATGGTGGGGGTCGGGTTTCTTTTGTATACCCAATTTACTTCTTCCCTCAAAAACACGATGCTGCAGGAAAACCAGCAGCTTGTAAATCAAGTCACCCTCAATGTGACAAATTACACGCGCAACATGATGCGCATCTCGGACTCGATGTATTACAGTGCCATCAAAAAGGCTGACATCTCAGAACCGCAGGCGCTCGAAAAGGAGATGGATCTCCTCTACGAGGCCAACCGGAACTCCCTCATCAGCATCGCCTGCTTCACCGAGGACGGGGCGTGGGTGGCCTCCTCGCCGGTTTCTGTCATGAAACCGGTCCATGTCACGCAGCAGGAGTGGTTTACCCGTGCCACGACGACGATGGAAAATCTGCACTTCTCCGCCCCGCATGTGCAAAATCTTTTCATTGCCAACAACTACCGTTACTATTGGGTGGTGTCGCTCAGCCGTGTGGTAGAGCTCACACGCCGCGGCCAGACCAGCCGCGGCGTGTTGCTGGTGGACATGAACTACAGCGGCATCGAACAGATCTTCTCGCGCATCGGCACCGATACGGCCGGTTATGTGTACCTCATCGACCCGAACGGCGAGATTATCTACCACCCCAAGCAGCGGCTGATTTACTCGAATCTTTACCAGGAGAACAATCTCGTCGCCGCCGGTTACTCCGACGGTCTCCACGAGGAGACTTTCCAAAGCGCCACACGGCAGGTGGTGGTCAAGACCGTGGGGTATACGGGCTGGCGTGTCGTCAGCGTTATCCCCAACAGCGAATTTGCCTTCAGTTTCAACCAGGTGCGCCTGTTTGTCATCGCGGTGGTAGGTTTTGCCATCATCCTGCTCATCATTGTCAACAGCTTTGTCTCTTCCCGCGTGGCCAACCCGATCAAGAAACTTGAACAGTCCGTCAAAGACCTCGAACACGGCTCCCTGGACCTCGATATCTATGTGGGCGGCCCCTACGAAATCGAGCATCTGGGCAGTACGATCCGCTCGATGGTGGAACAGATGCGCGGCCTGATGCGGGAGATTGTGCGGGAACAGGAGGACAAACGCCGAAGCGAATTCGACGCCCTGCAGGCGCAGATCAATCCGCATTTCCTGTACAACACATTGGGCTCCATCGTCTGGATGATCGAGAGCGGCCGGTACAAGGAGGCCATCTCGATGGTCACGGCGCTGGCAAACCTGTTTCGCATCTCGCTGTCTCAGGGCAGCGCACTCATCCCCATCCGCAACGAGTTGCAGCACGCGAGGCATTATCTGTACATCCAAAACATCCGTTACAAGAACAAATTCACGGTGAAGATGGACGTCGACCCGGAGATCGAGGATTTCCAGACCATCAAACTGATCATCCAGCCACTGCTCGAAAACGCCATTTACCATGCCATGGAACTGATGGACGGCGACGGGGTGATCACGCTCAGCGGCCGCCGCCGCGGAGACGACGTCTACATCGAGGTGCGGGACAACGGCCTCGGCATTCCGCAGGACAAACTGCCGGCCCTGCTCACGGACAAGGCCGGCAAATCCGCCGGCAGCAAGCGCGGCAGCGGCATCGGGCTGCGCAACGTGCACCAGCGCATCCGACTGTACTATGGCGAGGCCTATGGGCTGGAGATCGAGAGCGAGGTGGATGTGGGCACCACGGTGTACATCCATCTGCCGGTGGACATGGGCGGCCGCGCACCGGAAAGCGAGGCGTAA
- the mglC gene encoding beta-methylgalactoside transporter permease (ABC transporter; functions in galactose transport; part of MglA2C2B transporter complex) — protein sequence MNSSQAGARSGFSLSRTSYSMIFIIAGGALFLVGLLGAVIPGLNTSLKASIYDLPILVVLIGIILFLRGGVQFLRRARLSSEVIISGRTASQFFFNNAIIIALLVLVGVICVIQPMFMQVTVVLDIFKLASPRLVIALGICFSLIIAGTDLSAGRMVGLSAVIVGSMLQNADYGHLFFGKYIDISVIWPILIAIGACICFGLISGFLVAQFKMHPFIATLAVQVMVYGAASLYFDMSPNNSQPIGGIRTDFSSIGQARIFEGLFGLDKSFKGISILVPIALFFCVLIWFVLNKTVFGKNVYAIGGNREAAVVSGVNVYVTILFIFVIGAAMYGIGGVLEAARTAGATNNYGNGYELDAIAACVVGGVSLNGGIGKVGGIVSGVLIFSVIQYGLQFISLSPMWQQIIKGAIIAIAVAIDMTKYNKK from the coding sequence ATGAACAGCTCTCAGGCGGGTGCCCGCAGCGGCTTTTCCCTCTCTCGGACGTCGTATTCCATGATCTTCATCATTGCGGGGGGAGCCCTGTTTCTGGTAGGCCTTCTGGGCGCCGTGATCCCCGGTCTGAATACGTCACTGAAGGCGTCGATTTATGACCTTCCGATTTTGGTCGTGCTCATCGGTATCATTTTGTTTCTCAGGGGCGGCGTGCAGTTCCTGCGGCGCGCCAGACTCAGTAGTGAAGTGATCATCTCCGGTCGGACGGCCTCGCAGTTCTTTTTCAACAACGCCATCATCATCGCGCTCCTCGTGCTCGTGGGCGTCATCTGTGTCATCCAGCCGATGTTCATGCAGGTGACGGTGGTGCTGGACATCTTCAAACTCGCGTCCCCGCGCCTCGTCATCGCCCTCGGCATCTGCTTCTCGCTGATCATTGCCGGTACGGACCTGTCGGCCGGCCGCATGGTGGGCCTCTCGGCCGTCATCGTCGGTTCGATGCTGCAAAACGCAGATTACGGACATCTGTTCTTTGGCAAGTACATAGACATCTCCGTCATCTGGCCGATTCTCATCGCCATCGGGGCCTGCATATGTTTCGGCCTTATCAGCGGTTTCCTGGTGGCCCAGTTTAAGATGCATCCCTTCATCGCCACGCTGGCCGTGCAGGTCATGGTGTACGGCGCGGCCAGCCTCTATTTCGACATGTCCCCCAACAATTCACAGCCCATCGGCGGCATCCGCACGGATTTCTCCAGCATCGGACAGGCCCGTATCTTTGAGGGGCTCTTCGGGCTGGACAAGTCCTTCAAAGGGATCTCGATCCTCGTGCCGATTGCCTTGTTTTTCTGCGTACTCATCTGGTTTGTCCTCAACAAAACCGTGTTTGGCAAGAATGTCTACGCCATCGGCGGCAATCGCGAAGCGGCTGTCGTCTCGGGCGTCAATGTGTACGTCACCATTTTGTTTATCTTCGTCATCGGCGCGGCCATGTACGGCATCGGCGGCGTTCTGGAGGCCGCGCGTACGGCCGGCGCCACGAACAACTACGGAAACGGTTATGAACTGGACGCCATCGCCGCCTGCGTGGTGGGCGGCGTGAGCCTGAACGGCGGAATCGGTAAAGTGGGCGGGATTGTCTCCGGTGTGCTCATCTTCTCCGTCATTCAGTACGGCCTCCAGTTCATCAGCCTCTCCCCGATGTGGCAGCAGATCATCAAGGGCGCCATCATCGCGATTGCGGTGGCCATCGACATGACCAAGTACAACAAAAAATAA
- a CDS encoding substrate-binding domain-containing protein, which translates to MRTWTKWFWKIRIPALFVLIGFCFVLLLSVVLDGDLPVQKPPPNPFSVMLYGDRADRWVPLNQGLRQACDELGWSNPAVVLAPPTGPEEQIRLLQREITGGAQGLIVAAADSEAIAAFLAEQVAPRIPVVTVETGAGTDRPAIRADDERMGEELAVQMAAGGITEATLLQSHLYRDSVRLRYDAFVRQAQALGIALTQWRFSAADAELAQAIAESLQSQPARSLVAFSTEALECAIDALQDISLPPALYGIGHSDKIIASLDQGLIDGLCCQNEYKIGYLALMQLAGEMGAVSQADPTWVEFRYINRANMYDPDIQRLIFPIIQ; encoded by the coding sequence ATGAGAACGTGGACAAAATGGTTCTGGAAGATTCGAATTCCCGCGCTTTTTGTACTCATTGGGTTCTGTTTTGTGTTGCTGCTGTCGGTGGTGCTGGACGGCGATCTGCCTGTCCAGAAGCCGCCGCCCAACCCGTTTAGCGTCATGTTGTATGGGGACCGGGCCGACCGCTGGGTGCCCCTGAACCAGGGGCTGCGTCAGGCCTGTGACGAACTCGGCTGGAGCAACCCGGCGGTGGTGCTCGCGCCGCCGACCGGCCCCGAGGAGCAGATTCGGCTTTTGCAGCGCGAGATCACCGGCGGCGCGCAAGGCCTTATCGTCGCGGCGGCGGACAGCGAGGCCATCGCCGCCTTCCTGGCCGAACAGGTCGCTCCGCGCATCCCCGTGGTCACGGTGGAGACCGGCGCGGGCACGGACCGGCCGGCCATCCGCGCCGACGACGAACGCATGGGCGAGGAACTGGCCGTCCAGATGGCCGCCGGAGGCATCACGGAGGCGACGCTGCTGCAGAGCCACCTCTACCGGGACAGCGTGCGCCTGCGCTACGACGCCTTTGTGCGGCAAGCGCAGGCGCTGGGGATCGCCCTGACACAGTGGCGTTTTTCTGCGGCCGACGCCGAACTGGCCCAGGCCATCGCCGAGTCCTTGCAGAGCCAGCCGGCCCGTAGTCTCGTGGCCTTCAGCACCGAGGCGCTGGAGTGCGCCATCGATGCGCTGCAGGACATCTCTCTGCCGCCGGCGCTCTACGGCATCGGCCACAGCGACAAGATCATCGCTTCGCTCGACCAGGGTCTCATCGACGGCCTCTGCTGCCAAAACGAGTACAAGATCGGTTACCTCGCGCTCATGCAGCTCGCCGGCGAGATGGGCGCCGTCTCCCAAGCGGACCCCACATGGGTGGAATTTCGTTACATCAACCGTGCCAACATGTACGACCCCGACATCCAGCGGCTGATCTTCCCGATCATCCAGTGA
- a CDS encoding galactose ABC transporter substrate-binding protein, whose product MREKTTKYCVKKTSKHLQAVVWQSLRLLCAAAVLAAAAGCGQAAPDGETRNIKIGVSIYDQYDTFIGLLTDRFLRLAREKEEALDTTITILQESAAGSQMDQNAQVEDFIQSGCDVICINIVDRTDASVIIDLAETAEIPVIFFNRELVEEDLERWSKLYYVGAMALQSGRLQGRILIDLCRSDFKKVDRNGDGLLQYVMLEGEAGHQDAIMRTQYSVSTVEAAGYRLERLGDEIANWNRAQADNKMTQFLEAHANAIEVVFSNNDEMALGTIDALHRAGVAPEDWPVVLGIDGTPAALQALQKGEMTGTVLNNALGQAQGMLDLACAVATGSPLPDDLEDGKYIRLPYETITPANVAKYIEAS is encoded by the coding sequence TTGCGAGAGAAGACGACAAAGTATTGCGTCAAAAAGACAAGCAAGCATTTGCAAGCTGTTGTTTGGCAGTCCCTTAGGCTGCTTTGCGCCGCCGCGGTGTTGGCTGCCGCCGCCGGGTGCGGACAGGCCGCCCCCGACGGAGAGACGCGGAACATCAAGATAGGCGTGAGCATTTACGACCAATACGATACGTTCATCGGCCTCTTGACCGACCGGTTTCTCCGCCTGGCACGCGAGAAGGAGGAGGCACTGGACACGACAATCACGATCTTGCAGGAGAGCGCCGCCGGCAGTCAGATGGACCAAAACGCCCAGGTGGAGGACTTTATCCAGAGCGGATGCGACGTCATCTGCATCAACATTGTGGATCGCACCGACGCCTCGGTGATCATCGACCTCGCTGAGACCGCGGAGATCCCGGTAATTTTCTTCAACCGCGAGCTGGTGGAGGAGGATCTTGAACGTTGGAGCAAACTGTATTATGTTGGCGCCATGGCGCTCCAGAGCGGCCGGCTGCAGGGACGGATTTTGATAGATCTCTGCCGGTCCGACTTCAAAAAGGTGGACCGCAACGGCGATGGTCTCCTGCAGTACGTGATGCTGGAGGGCGAGGCCGGTCATCAGGATGCGATCATGCGTACTCAGTACAGCGTAAGCACGGTGGAGGCGGCCGGCTATCGGCTGGAGCGCCTCGGTGACGAGATCGCCAACTGGAACCGGGCGCAAGCGGACAACAAGATGACGCAGTTTTTGGAGGCGCATGCGAACGCCATTGAGGTGGTGTTTTCAAACAACGACGAAATGGCGCTGGGCACTATCGACGCGCTGCACCGCGCCGGCGTGGCGCCGGAGGACTGGCCCGTCGTCCTCGGTATCGACGGCACGCCCGCGGCTCTGCAGGCGCTGCAAAAGGGCGAGATGACCGGCACGGTCTTAAACAACGCCCTGGGCCAAGCCCAAGGGATGCTGGACTTGGCCTGCGCCGTCGCCACCGGCTCTCCCCTGCCCGACGACCTGGAGGACGGAAAATACATCCGGCTCCCCTACGAGACCATCACCCCCGCCAATGTGGCAAAGTACATAGAGGCAAGCTAA
- the amt gene encoding ammonium transporter — translation MTQSITESLASTAQGINILWTLVAAALVFFMQAGFAMVETGFTRAKNAGNIIMKNLMDFACGTPVFWCVGFGLMFGGGGALVGGLDLFTGAAAAADQYDYTTLIFQTVFCATAATIVSGAMAERTRFRAYLLYSVAISALVYPVSGHWIWGGGWLSGLGFHDFAGSTAVHMVGGVASLVGAKMLGARIGKYGRDGKSRAIPGHSLTLGALGVFILWFCWFGFNGGSTTAMLTDAGGGVLGHAAALLASKVFVTTNLAAAVAAVAAMAVTWIKYKRPDVSMTLNGALAGLVAITAGCDVVNPWAAAVIGLTAGAFIVPSIEWIDKVLKTDDPVGAIGVHGVCGALGTMLTGLLISDADLAALNAGRLREGAAALSRAGFLGVQVLGVAAVALWVGAAMTVIFFLIKKTVGLRVTTEAEVLGLDMAEHGLASSYADFLASPEALEPTPRAPGAMDEGTAPPAPASSVPVAQAIPVVHRKHPMPHTEIKFTKVDIVTKPQQLEPLKVAMNEVGITGMTVTNVMGFGMQKGNQAYYRGVEMDVNFLPKIKLEIVVCKVPVQTVIETAKTVLYTGRIGDGKIFVYDVENVVKVRTGEEGYDALQDVE, via the coding sequence ATGACGCAATCGATTACGGAGAGTCTGGCGAGCACGGCGCAGGGGATCAACATCCTCTGGACGCTGGTCGCGGCCGCGCTGGTGTTTTTTATGCAGGCGGGGTTTGCGATGGTGGAGACCGGATTTACGCGCGCCAAAAACGCCGGCAACATCATCATGAAGAACCTGATGGATTTTGCCTGCGGGACGCCCGTGTTTTGGTGCGTGGGGTTTGGGCTCATGTTTGGCGGCGGCGGCGCGCTCGTCGGCGGGCTGGATCTGTTCACTGGCGCGGCGGCGGCGGCGGACCAGTATGACTACACGACACTGATATTTCAGACCGTCTTCTGCGCGACGGCGGCGACCATTGTCTCAGGCGCCATGGCGGAGCGGACGCGGTTTCGCGCCTATCTGCTCTATTCCGTTGCCATCAGTGCGCTGGTCTATCCGGTTTCCGGACACTGGATCTGGGGTGGCGGCTGGCTCTCCGGGCTGGGATTCCACGATTTCGCGGGCTCCACGGCGGTCCACATGGTGGGCGGCGTCGCCTCTCTGGTCGGCGCAAAGATGCTCGGCGCGCGCATCGGAAAGTACGGCCGGGACGGAAAGTCCCGCGCGATCCCGGGTCACAGCCTGACGCTCGGCGCGCTGGGGGTGTTCATCCTCTGGTTCTGTTGGTTCGGGTTTAACGGCGGTTCGACGACCGCCATGCTCACGGACGCGGGCGGCGGTGTCCTCGGCCATGCCGCCGCGCTGCTGGCCTCGAAGGTCTTTGTCACGACCAACCTGGCCGCAGCCGTCGCGGCCGTCGCCGCGATGGCGGTCACATGGATCAAGTACAAGCGGCCCGACGTTTCGATGACATTGAACGGCGCACTGGCCGGGCTTGTCGCCATCACCGCCGGCTGCGACGTCGTGAATCCGTGGGCGGCAGCGGTCATCGGTCTTACGGCGGGCGCGTTCATTGTGCCGTCGATCGAGTGGATCGACAAAGTGCTGAAGACGGACGACCCGGTGGGCGCCATCGGTGTACACGGCGTTTGCGGCGCCCTGGGCACGATGCTGACCGGTTTGCTGATCTCCGACGCCGATCTCGCCGCGCTGAACGCCGGCCGTCTGCGCGAGGGCGCGGCCGCGCTGTCGCGCGCGGGTTTTCTCGGCGTACAGGTGCTGGGTGTGGCGGCGGTGGCTCTCTGGGTGGGCGCAGCGATGACGGTGATCTTCTTTTTGATCAAAAAGACCGTCGGTCTCCGGGTTACCACCGAGGCGGAGGTGTTGGGCCTTGACATGGCCGAGCACGGGCTGGCCAGCAGCTACGCTGACTTCCTGGCCTCGCCGGAGGCCCTGGAACCCACCCCCCGCGCGCCCGGCGCCATGGACGAGGGGACGGCGCCACCGGCGCCGGCATCGTCCGTGCCGGTGGCGCAGGCGATACCGGTGGTGCACCGGAAGCACCCGATGCCCCACACGGAGATCAAATTTACCAAAGTTGACATCGTGACGAAACCGCAACAGTTGGAGCCGCTGAAGGTGGCGATGAACGAGGTGGGTATCACCGGCATGACGGTCACGAACGTGATGGGCTTCGGGATGCAAAAGGGCAACCAGGCGTATTACCGCGGCGTGGAGATGGATGTGAATTTCCTACCCAAGATCAAACTGGAAATCGTGGTCTGCAAAGTGCCGGTCCAAACCGTGATCGAGACTGCCAAGACGGTCCTCTACACCGGCCGAATCGGAGACGGGAAGATCTTTGTATACGACGTGGAGAACGTGGTCAAAGTCCGCACCGGCGAAGAGGGCTACGACGCACTCCAGGATGTGGAGTGA
- a CDS encoding AraC family transcriptional regulator — protein sequence MEKIIFTDKNQMEIKASHGTLAFPFHVHPEKILNYKGQQFDCHWHKEMELTLICDGGMGYKANDREYFLTAGDCLFINSNVLHMGWSVERQNCSYYAVTVNPTMFGRDDSAVMQKYVTPVLNSNMLSSYLFRKEIDWQKNIIDAVKKMEMIYRQKAICYEIVIVGLLMEIWGLFCQNIESVLQTNDMTPKSVGHIKNVLSYIFANYDTKITLADMAAAANISKSECSHAFKRFMRETPFEYLLRYRVEKSLPALMDPTQSITTAALSVGFSSASYYAEIFKRCMGMTPREYRKQEALDG from the coding sequence ATGGAGAAGATCATTTTCACAGATAAGAATCAGATGGAGATCAAAGCGTCGCATGGCACGCTGGCGTTTCCCTTCCATGTTCATCCTGAAAAGATCTTGAATTACAAAGGGCAGCAGTTCGATTGTCACTGGCACAAGGAGATGGAATTGACGCTGATTTGTGACGGAGGCATGGGGTACAAGGCCAACGACAGAGAATATTTTCTCACGGCGGGAGATTGCCTGTTTATCAATTCCAATGTCCTTCACATGGGTTGGTCCGTCGAGCGGCAGAACTGTTCTTACTATGCGGTCACGGTCAATCCGACGATGTTTGGCAGAGACGACAGCGCCGTCATGCAAAAGTACGTGACGCCTGTTTTGAACAGCAATATGCTGTCATCCTATTTATTCCGAAAAGAGATCGATTGGCAAAAAAATATCATTGACGCAGTCAAAAAGATGGAGATGATCTATCGACAAAAAGCCATCTGCTATGAGATTGTGATTGTCGGACTGTTGATGGAGATATGGGGGCTGTTTTGCCAGAATATTGAAAGTGTTCTGCAAACAAATGATATGACCCCCAAGAGTGTGGGTCATATCAAAAATGTTTTGTCCTATATATTTGCCAATTACGACACCAAAATCACCCTGGCCGACATGGCGGCGGCGGCCAACATCTCTAAAAGCGAGTGCAGCCATGCCTTCAAACGCTTTATGAGGGAGACGCCCTTTGAATACCTGCTGCGGTACAGGGTGGAAAAAAGCCTCCCTGCCCTGATGGACCCGACGCAGTCCATCACAACCGCGGCCCTGTCCGTCGGTTTTTCCAGCGCGAGTTATTACGCGGAAATCTTCAAACGGTGCATGGGCATGACGCCGAGAGAGTACCGCAAACAAGAGGCGCTTGATGGATGA